From one Suricata suricatta isolate VVHF042 chromosome 8, meerkat_22Aug2017_6uvM2_HiC, whole genome shotgun sequence genomic stretch:
- the SLC45A1 gene encoding proton-associated sugar transporter A produces MIPPASGTPPGEALLPTLAPQDFWRSQISGYTGSVTRHISHRANNFKRHPKRRKCIRPSPPPPPNTPCPIELVDFGDLHPQRSFRELLFNGCILFGIEFSYAMETAYVTPVLLQMGLPDQLYSLVWFISPILGFLLQPLLGAWSDRCTSRFGRRRPFILVLAIGALLGLSLLLNGRDLGAALADSADSHQWGLLLTVCGVVLMDFSADSADNPSHAYMMDVCSPADQDRGLNIHALLAGLGGGFGYVVGGIHWDKTSFGRALGGQLRVIYIFTAVTLSVTTVLTLVSIPERPLRPPGEKKAAMKSPSLPLPPSPPLLCAEGAGEPVPCPPATGLDASFSSPISPLSPLTPKYGSFASRDGSLTGVNEFASSFATSNIDSVLIDCFTGGHDGYLAIPGSAPPQAVSLSFPRAPDGFYCQERGLGDRREAALAPSQDGDVLRVGSLDAPKARSAGILKRPQTLAIPDAAGGGGPESSRRRNVTFSQQVANILLNGVKYESELAGSSQPSGPPLSMRHLCATICNMPQALRNLCVNHFLGWLSFEGMLLFYTDFMGEVVFQGDPKAPHTSEEYQKYNSGVTMGCWGMCIYAFSAAFYSAILEKLEEYLSIRTLYFIAYLAFGLGTGLATLSRNLYVVLSLCVTYGILFSTLCTLPYSLLCDYYQNKKFAGSSADGTRRGMGVDISLLSCQYFLAQILVSLVLGPLTSAVGSTSGVMYFSSLVSFLGCLYSSLFVVYEIPPSDATEEEHRPLLLSV; encoded by the exons ATGATCCCCCCGGCGAGCGGCACCCCTCCGGGAGAGGCTCTGCTCCCCACTTTGGCTCCTCAGGACTTCTGGAGGTCTCAGATCTCCGGCTACACGGGGTCCGTGACCCGGCACATCAGCCACCGAGCCAACAACTTCAAACGACACCCCAAGAGGAGGAAGTGCATccgtccctccccgcccccgccccccaacaccCCATGTCCCATTGAGCTGGTGGACTTTGGGGACCTGCACCCCCAGAGGTCCTTCCGGGAGCTGCTCTTCAATGGCTGCATTCTCTTCGGCATCGAGTTCAGCTACGCCATGGAGACGGCGTACGTGACCCCCGTGCTCCTGCAGATGGGCTTGCCCGACCAGCTCTACAGCCTGGTGTGGTTCATCAGCCCCATCCTCG GATTCCTACTGCAGCCACTGCTGGGTGCGTGGAGTGACCGATGTACCTCAAGGTTTGGAAGGAGACGCCCTTTCATTCTTGTCCTGGCTATAG GGGCGCTGCTGGGCCTCTCGCTCCTGCTCAACGGCAGGGACCTGGGCGCGGCGCTGGCCGACTCTGCCGACAGCCACCAGTGGGGCCTCCTGCTCACCGTGTGCGGGGTGGTGCTGATGGACTTCAGCGCGGACTCGGCGGACAACCCCAGCCACGCCTACATGATGGACGTGTGCAGCCCCGCCGACCAGGACCGCGGCCTCAACATCCACGCCCTCCTGGCGG GCCTCGGAGGAGGATTCGGGTACGTGGTCGGGGGCATCCACTGGGACAAAACCAGCTTCGGGAGAGCCCTGGGCGGGCAGCTGAGGGTCATCTACATCTTCACCGCTGTCACCCTGAGCGTCACCACTGTCCTCACGCTGGTCAGCATCCCCGAGAGGCCCCTGCGGCCCCCCGGCGAGAAGAAGGCCGCCATGAAGagccccagcctccccctgccgccctccccgcccctgctgTGCGCGGAGGGGGCCGGCGAGCCCGTCCCCTGCCCCCCGGCCACCGGCCTGGACGCCAGCTTCTCCAGCCCCATCTCCCCGCTCAGCCCCCTGACGCCCAAGTACGGCAGCTTCGCCAGCCGCGACGGCTCCCTGACCGGCGTCAACGAGTTCGCCTCGTCCTTCGCCACCTCCAACATCGACAGCGTGCTCATCGACTGCTTCACCGGCGGCCACGACGGCTACCTGGCCATCCCCGGCAGCGCCCCGCCGCAGGCCGTCAGCCTCAGCTTCCCCCGGGCCCCCGACGGCTTCTACTGCCAGGAGCGCGGCCTCGGGGACAGGCGGGAGGCGGCGCTGGCCCCCAGCCAAGATGGGGACGTGCTGAGGGTGGGGTCCCTGGATGCCCCCAAGGCGCGATCTGCCGGGATCCTGAAGAGACCCCAGACCTTGGCCATCCCGGACgcggctggaggagggggccctGAGAGCAGCCGGAGGAGGAACGTGACCTTCAGTCAGCAG GTGGCCAACATCCTGCTGAACGGCGTGAAGTACGAGAGCGAGCTGGCGGGCTCCAGCCAGCCGTCGGGGCCGCCTCTGTCCATGCGGCACCTGTGCGCCACCATCTGCAACATGCCCCAGGCGCTCCGCAACCTCTGCGTCAACCACTTCCTGG ggtgGCTCTCGTTTGAGGGGATGCTGCTCTTCTACACGGACTTCATGGGTGAGGTGGTGTTTCAGGGTGACCCCAAAGCCCCGCACACGTCGGAAGAATATCAGAAATACAACAGCGGCGTCACCATGGGCTGCTGGGGGATGTGCATCTACGCCTTCAGCGCTGCCTTCTACTCAG CTATTCTGGAGAAGCTGGAAGAATACCTCAGCATCCGCACACTGTACTTCATCGCCTACCTGGCCTTTGGCCTGGGGACCGGGCTCGCCACCCTGTCCAGGAACCTGTACGTGGTCCTGTCGCTCTGCGTGACCTATGGGATTTTATTTTCCACGCTGTGCACCCTGCCCTACTCGCTTCTGTGTGACTACTACCAGAACAAAAAG TTTGCAGGGTCCAGTGCGGACGGCACCCGGCGGGGCATGGGCGTGGACATCTCCCTGCTGAGCTGCCAGTACTTCCTGGCCCAGATCCTGGTCTCCCTGGTGCTGGGGCCCCTGACCTCGGCTGTGGGCAGCACCAGCGGGGTCATGTACTTCTCTAGCCTGGTGTCCTTCCTGGGCTGCTTGTACTCCTCCCTGTTTGTCGTTTATGAAATCCCTCCCAGCGACGCCACAGAGGAGGAGCACCGGCCCCTGCTGCTCAGCGTCTGA